Proteins co-encoded in one Brassica oleracea var. oleracea cultivar TO1000 chromosome C4, BOL, whole genome shotgun sequence genomic window:
- the LOC106336619 gene encoding F-box/FBD/LRR-repeat protein At3g52680-like, whose amino-acid sequence MAEEMNMGQLDENLILKILSLVPIKSVVSTSVLSKEWQSRWKSVPKLKFNSEDYQSEHQTFSETVYKSLLSYEPEVLDSFHLSFGSDKADAVDVVHWIKTAFALHLRTLVLEFLIYPYEVDEFIFTSSLCTCDTLETLKLGSLILVDIPARGSMKSLKTLHLIHAFYTNDESICNLLSGCPRLEELVVERSCEYSVKFFTIKVPSLQRLRIYDDNDEDEFVGYVIDTPSLKYLEIGYLGCPQFSLNAPGLLAAYIARVSNVISESLVSVRRLVLNVSTSMTIYPPTGCIFYQLVYLQIYTHEPGWYDLLTWMLEHSPKLQVLKLVGKYRINPDYHVLGWEWNKPKSVPECLLSHLETFVWRRYDWKGEKEEEVATYLLKNARGLKNATFSTGPIEPGQLDKLKQRRRTRKKIGWCAQGF is encoded by the exons ATGGCTGAAGAGATGAATATGGGTCAGCTGGATGAAAATTTGATTCTGAAAATCCTTTCTTTAGTTCCAATAAAAAGTGTCGTGTCAACGAGTGTCTTATCTAAAGAATGGCAGTCTCGTTGGAAGTCGGTGCCAAAACTGAAGTTTAATTCTGAGGACTACCAGAGTGAACACCAAACATTTTCAGAGACTGTGTACAAGTCTCTCCTTTCATATGAACCTGAGGTTCTAGATAGTTTTCATCTCAGCTTTGGATCAGATAAAGCTGATGCAGTAGATGTTGTACATTGGATTAAAACAGCGTTTGCTCTACATTTGCGTACATTGGTACTCGAATTTCTCATCTATCCATACGAGGTCGACGAGTTCATATTTACGAGTAGCTTGTGTACTTGTGATACACTAGAGACTTTGAAACTCGGGAGTCTGATTCTTGTAGATATCCCTGCACGGGGTTCGATGAAGTCTCTTAAAACGCTGCATCTTATTCATGCGTTCTACACAAACGATGAATCTATATGTAACCTTTTATCTGGCTGTCCTAGACTTGAAGAACTCGTTGTGGAACGATCTTGCGAATATAGTGTGAAATTTTTCACTATCAAAGTCCCTTCTTTGCAGAGATTAAGGATTTATGATGACAATGATGAGGACGAGTTCGTTGGATATGTGATAGATACTCCTTCTTTGAAATACTTAGAGATTGGATACTTAGGATGTCCACAGTTTTCTCTGAATGCACCGGGGCTGCTGGCGGCATATATTGCTAGAGTTTCTAATGTAATCAGTGAATCTCTCGTTTCAGTCAGACGTCTTGTCTTGAATGTATCAACTTCGATG ACTATATATCCTCCTACTGGATGTATCTTCTATCAACTGGTATATCTACAGATATATACGCATGAACCAGGCTGGTATGATCTACTTACGTGGATGCTCGAACATTCACCGAAACTACAAGTCCTGAAGCTCGTTGGT AAATACAGGATTAATCCTGACTATCATGTTCTCGGCTGGGAATGGAATAAGCCAAAGTCTGTCCCTGAATGTTTGTTGTCACATCTAGAGACATTTGTGTGGAGAAGATACGATTGGAAAGGAGAAAAGGAAGAAGAAGTGGCTACATATCTTCTAAAGAATGCAAGAGGGTTGAAGAATGCGACTTTCTCTACAGGTCCCATTGAACCGGGCCAGCTTGACAAGTTGAAACAGAGACGTAGGACGCGCAAAAAAATTGGATGGTGTGCTCAAGGCTTCTAA
- the LOC106342921 gene encoding nicastrin, with translation MGLPRLVAVAFTLALVSIFLPLPFSLAGEITSIESVPDLQKLMYVAVDGYPCVRLLNLSGEIGCSNPGLSKVVAPLIKLKDVKDLVEPHTVLVTADEMEDFFTRVSNDLSFASKIGGVLIESGSSFQQKLKGLSPDKMFPQAEFSPYKNVEYKWNPMASSIMWKAYNFPVYLLSESGITAVQKFLSKKDMKHKTYTSDVAEFNMVMETTKAGTHNSEACLQEGTCLPLGGYSVWSSLPPINVSSSNNRKPIVLTVASMDSASFFRDKSFGADSPISGLVAFLGAVDALSRVVGFSNLKKQLVFLVLTGETWGYLGSRRFLHELDLHSDAVAGLSDTMIETVLEIGSVGKGSSGGINTFFAHKTRVSSATNMTLDALKIAQDSFTSKNIKILSADKTNPGIPPSSTMAFMKKNPQTSAVVLEDFDTKFVNKFYHSHLDDLSNVNSSSVVAAASVVARTLYILATGSKDTSSSATSSSALGSIHVNASFVEELLACLLSCEPGLSCNLVKDYISPTNTCPGNYAGVMSGEPSSNPYLGYVSDVSRFLWNFLAEKTSVQKGNTTSSCSKGTCSRTDQVCIKAESNKEGTCVVSTTRYVPAYSTRLKYADGAWTILPQNTSDSMGMVDPVWTESNWNTISVQVYTVQHSAYDNAVLVAGITVTLLAYIGIMVAESFIAKALKQD, from the exons ATGGGACTTCCTCGTCTCGTTGCTGTTGCTTTTACACTTGCTCTAGTTTCAATCTTTCTCCCTCTCCCGTTCTCTCTCGCTG GTGAGATAACGTCTATTGAATCTGTGCCTGACCTTCAGAAGCTTATGTATGTTGCTGTTGATGGGTATCCTTGTGTGCGCCTCCTCAATCTCTCTGGAGAGATTGGCTGTTCCA ATCCTGGATTGAGTAAGGTGGTGGCTCCACTCATTAAACTCAAGGATGTTAAAGATTTGGTTGAGCCGCACACTGTTTTGGTTACAGCTGATGAAATGGAAGATTTCTTTACCAG GGTATCAAATGATTTGAGTTTTGCTAGCAAAATTGGTGGCGTTCTAATTGAGTCAGGATCTAGCTTTCAACAAAAGTTAAAAG GTCTTTCCCCTGATAAAATGTTTCCTCAGGCGGAGTTTTCACCATATAAAAACGTTGAGTACAAATGGAATCCAATG GCATCAAGCATTATGTGGAAAGCTTATAATTTTCCTGTGTACTTATTGTCAGAAAGTGGTATAACAGCTGTGCAGAAG TTCCTTTCCAAGAAAGATATGAAGCATAAAACTTACACCAGTGACGTCGCTGAATTCAATATGGTTATGGAG ACTACCAAAGCTGGTACACACAATTCGGAGGCTTGTTTACAGGAAGGAACCTGCCTCCCATTGGGCGGATATAG TGTTTGGTCCTCACTTCCACCAATCAACGTTTCGTCTTCCAACAATCGCAAACCAATTGTGCTAACTGTGGCCTCCATGGATTCTGCATCATTTTTCCGTGACAAGAGCTTTGGTGCAGATTCACCGATATCT GGACTGGTAGCTTTTCTGGGAGCAGTTGATGCTCTTTCTCGAGTTGTGGGCTTTAGCAATCTGAAAAAGCAG CTTGTATTTTTGGTTCTGACCGGAGAAACATGGGGTTACCTTGGCAGCAGGAGGTTCTTACACGAACTAGATCTGCATTCAGATGCTGTTGCAGGCCTTAGCGATACCATGATTGAAACG GTGCTTGAAATAGGATCCGTTGGAAAAGGCTCGAGTGGAGGGATTAATACCTTCTTTGCTCATAAAACCAGG GTTTCTTCTGCTACAAATATGACACTGGATGCTTTAAAGATAGCTCAGGATTCATTTACATCAAAGAATATCAAGATTCTTTCAGCGGATAAGACAAACCCTGGAATACCACCATCATCCACGATGGCATTCATGAAAAAG AACCCTCAGACTTCAGCTGTTGTTCTTGAAGACTTTGATACCAAGTTTGTGAACAAGTTCTACCATAGTCACCTCGATGATTTGT CAAATGTCAACTCCTCATCTGTAGTAGCTGCTGCTTCTGTTGTGGCCCGTACGCTTTACATCCTTGCAACTGGCAGCAAAGATACAAGCAGTTCAGCTACAAGCAGTTCAGCTCTGGGATCTATCCATGTCAACGCTTCTTTCGTTGAAGAGCTTCTAGCCTGTCTCCTATCTTGTGAGCCGGGGTTATCATGCAACTTGGTCAAAGATTACATTTCACCGACGAACACTTGCCCAGGCAACTATGCTGGCGTCATGAGTGGAGAACCTTCCTCCAACCCTTACCTTGGTTACGTCAGTGACGTTTCTAGATTCCTATGGAACTTTCTGGCTGAAAAAACATCTGTCCAAAAGGGAAACACAACCTCAAGTTGTTCAAAAGGAACCTGTAGCAGAACCGACCAAGTGTGTATCAAAGCAGAGAGTAACAAGGAGGGAACATGCGTGGTATCCACAACCAG GTATGTTCCAGCGTATTCAACAAGGTTGAAGTATGCAGATGGCGCTTGGACTATTCTGCCCCAAAACACATCGGATTCTATGGGGATGGTTGATCCGGTCTGGACGGAGAGCAACTGGAACACTATAAGCGTGCAAGTGTACACGGTCCAACACTCAGCATACGACAACGCAGTCCTTGTTGCGGGTATTACAGTCACATTATTGGCTTATATTGGAATTATGGTTGCCGAATCGTTCATCGCAAAAGCTTTGAAGCAGGACTGA